The Arachis hypogaea cultivar Tifrunner chromosome 16, arahy.Tifrunner.gnm2.J5K5, whole genome shotgun sequence genome contains a region encoding:
- the LOC112756842 gene encoding BTB/POZ domain-containing protein POB1-like — protein MVFNHSRSTSSCSDVDFSFAFNDSKFSDRILRIEIVENLVDDEHCLDSDGDDYWNRHYKRQGDDIHHHNYHVEDLYDERILNTNQADIDNCVLYENQEKETTSTNEERLSGDESSNNHDWSCDCSIDVRVRTLYISSPILAAKSPFFYKLFSNGMKESEQTYVTLRINASEEAAVVDLLNFMYTNTLSASSATALLDVLMAADKFEVASCMRYCSQLLRNMPMTSESALLYLELPFTLLMADAVQPLTRAARQYLASRYKDILTFQEEVMSLPLVGIEAILSSDDLQIASEDALYDVVLKWARSQYPDPEERKHVLSTRLARLIRFPYMSCRKLKKILCCNEMEREIATKLVFEALFFKAEAPHRQRILVEAASASKGSSNMFVERAYKYRPLRVLEFEAPRQQCVVYLDLKREECANLFPSGRVYSQAFHLAGQGFFLSAHCNMDQQSSFHCFGLFLGMQEKGSISSVDYEFAVRCRPTDEFVSKYKGNYTFTGGKAVGYRNLFAIPWTSFMADDCLYFINDVLHLRAELTISQNHSLHST, from the exons ATGGTGTTCAATCACTCTCGTTCTACTTCTTCGTGTAGCGACGTTGATTTTAGCTTTGCTTTTAATGATAGTAAATTCTCCGATAGAATTCTACGTATTGAGATCGTGGAAAACCTAGTTGATGATGAGCATTGTCTTGATTCCGATGGTGATGATTATTGGAACCGCCATTACAAGAGGCAAGGTGACGATATCCACCACCATAATTACCATG TCGAAGATCTTTACGATGAACGAATTTTGAATACAAATCAAGCCGATATAGATAATTGTGTCCTTTACGAAAATCAAGAGAAAGAGACAACTTCAACAAATGAAGAACGTCTTTCAG GTGATGAATCTTCAAATAACCATGATTGGAGTTGTGATTGCTCCATAGATGTGAGAgttagaacattatatattagttCTCCTATCTTGGCTGCTAAAAGTCCTTTCTTCTATAAG CTTTTCTCAAATGGGATGAAGGAGTCAGAACAGACATATGTTACACTAAGAATTAATGCCAGTG AGGAAGCAGCAGTGGTGGACCTTCTAAACTTTATGTACACTAATACGTTAAGCGCTTCTTCAGCAACTGCACTGTTGGATGTGTTAATGGCTGCAGACAAATTTGAAGTTGCTTCATGCATGAGATACTGTAGTCAATTATTACGGAACATGCCAATGACATCTGAGTCTGCGTTGCTTTACCTTGAGCTCCCTTTTACTCTCTTAATGGCCGATGCAGTTCAACCATTGACTCGTGCAGCAAGGCAGTATCTTGCTTCAAGATATAAAGATATATTAAC GTTCCAAGAAGAGGTCATGAGCTTGCCCCTAGTCGGAATAGAGGCAATTCTATCAAGTGATGATCTACAAATAGCATCAGAGGATGCCCTATACGACGTCGTTTTGAAGTGGGCTAGAAGCCAGTATCCAGATCCAGAAGAGAGGAAACACGTGCTTAGCACGCGCCTTGCACGCTTAATCCGTTTCCCTTACATGTCATGCAGAAAGCTAAAGAAGATCTTATGCTGCAACGAAATGGAGCGAGAAATTGCGACGAAGCTTGTATTCGAAGCACTGTTCTTCAAGGCGGAGGCTCCACATCGGCAACGGATTCTAGTGGAGGCAGCGTCAGCTAGTAAGGGAAGTAGTAACATGTTCGTGGAGCGGGCATATAAATACCGTCCGTTGAGGGTGTTGGAATTCGAGGCTCCAAGGCAGCAATGCGTGGTTTACTTGGATCTGAAGCGAGAGGAGTGTGCGAATTTGTTCCCATCCGGTAGGGTTTATTCTCAGGCTTTCCATCTGGCTGGACAAGGGTTTTTCCTCTCAGCGCATTGCAACATGGACCAGCAAAGCTCGTTCCATTGCTTTGGATTGTTCCTTGGAATGCAAGAAAAAGGGTCAATAAGCTCCGTTGACTATGAATTTGCGGTGAGGTGTAGGCCTACGGATGAGTTTGTAAGCAAGTATAAAGGGAATTATACATTCACTGGGGGAAAGGCAGTTGGCTATAGGAACTTGTTTGCCATTCCATGGACTTCTTTCATGGCTGACGATTGTCTATATTTCATTAATGACGTGCTCCATCTTAGAGCTGAGCTCACTATTAGCCAAAACCATTCACTCCACTCTACTTAA
- the LOC112758404 gene encoding GDSL esterase/lipase At4g01130 isoform X3: protein MNKVAPKMSCINLASVMALLLCLVGLSHTKCDFEAIFNFGDSNSDTGGFYAAFPAQSAPFGVTFFKKPAGRASDGRLMIDFLAQALGLPFLSPYLQSIGSNFRHGANYATLASTVLIPNTSLFVSGISPFSLAIQLNQMKQFKTRVLEFHQEEAKLPSPDIFGKSLYTFYIGQNDFTSNLGAIGVGGVKQRLPQVVSEIGATIKELYHDVGGRTFMVLNLAPVGCYPSFLVELEHNSSDIDEFGCMVSLNNAVVDYNKMLKETLRQTRETLSDANVIYVDGSSMARKHVADMEGESTISIQKLTVAIPKQQHVMILTTT from the exons ATGAACAAGGTAGCTCCGAAAATGAGTTGCATCAATTTGGCATCAGTGATGGCCTTGTTGTTATGCTTGGTGGGTTTAAGTCACACAAAATGTGATTTTGAGGCAATCTTCAACTTCGGGGATTCAAACTCAGATACTGGTGGTTTCTATGCAGCTTTTCCCGCACAGTCTGCTCCTTTTGGAGTTACTTTCTTCAAAAAACCAGCTGGCCGGGCTTCCGATGGCAGACTCATGATTGATTTTCTTG CTCAAGCTCTTGGATTGCCATTTTTGAGTCCCTATCTGCAATCAATAGGATCAAACTTCAGACATGGGGCCAACTATGCAACATTGGCATCCACTGTGCTTATTCCTAACACTTCTTTGTTTGTCAGTGGAATCAGCCCTTTCTCTCTTGCTATCCAGCTCAACCAAATGAAGCAATTTAAAACCAGAGTCCTTGAATTTCACCAAGAAG AAGCCAAGCTTCCTTCACCGGATATATTCGGAAAATCGCTTTACACATTCTACATTGGCCAAAATGACTTCACTTCCAACTTAGGTGCCATTGGTGTAGGTGGAGTGAAGCAGAGACTTCCTCAAGTTGTTTCAGAAATAGGTGCTACAATTAAG GAGCTATACCATGATGTTGGAGGACGTACATTTATGGTGCTCAATCTTGCACCAGTGGGATGCTACCCTTCATTCTTGGTGGAGCTTGAACATAATAGTTCAGACATTGATGAATTTGGATGTATGGTTTCCTTAAACAACGCCGTTGTGGACTATAACAAGATGTTGAAAGAGACATTGAGACAGACTAGAGAGACTCTTTCTGATGCTAATGTCATTTATGTCGAT GGCTCAAGTATGGCACGAAAGCATGTTGCGGATATGGAGGGGGAAAGTACAATTTCGATCCAAAAGCTTACTGTGGCAATTCCAAAGCAACAGCATGTGATGATCCTTACAACTACGTAA
- the LOC112758405 gene encoding exosome complex component RRP41 homolog, giving the protein MEYVSPEGLRLDGRRPMEMRQIRAEIGAVSRADGSAIFEMGNTKVVAAVYGPREVQNRSQQMSDQALIRCEYSMANFSTGDRKRKPKGDRRSTEISMVIRQTMEACIMTHLMPRSQIDIYVQVLQADGGTRSACINAATLALSDAGIPMCDLVTSCSAGYLNSTPLLDLNYVEDSAGGPDVTVGILPKLDKVTLLQMDSKLPIDIVENVMQLATEGCKAVANYIREILLENTKQLEYRRGV; this is encoded by the exons ATGGAGTATGTGAGCCCTGAAGGACTTCGCTTGGATGGTCGCCGCCCCATGGAGATGCGGCAAATTCGAGCCGAGATTGGTGCTGTTTCCAGAGCTGATGG TTCTGCTATTTTTGAGATGGGTAATACCAAAGTGGTTGCTGCTGTATATGGCCCCAGAGAG GTCCAAAATAGGAGCCAGCAAATGAGTGACCAGGCTCTg ATTCGATGTGAGTACAGCATGGCTAACTTCAGCACTGGAGATCGCAAGAGGAAACCAAAGGGTGACAG GAGATCAACTGAAATTTCTATGGTTATTCGACAGACTATGGAAGCATGCATAATGACACATTTAATGCCTCGTTCCCAG ATAGATATTTATGTCCAAGTTCTCCAAGCAGATGGCG GAACTAGATCTGCATGTATCAATGCTGCAACTTTGGCCCTTTCTGATGCTGGGATCCCCATGTGTGATCTTGTAACTTCATGTAGTGCTGGATACCTTAATAGCACCCCTTtgcttg ATTTGAACTATGTAGAAGACAGTGCTGGAGGTCCTGATGTAACTGTTGGAATTCTGCCAAAGTTGGATAAAGTGACACTTCTTcag ATGGATTCTAAACTACCGATTGACATTGTGGAAAATGTTATGCAACTGGCAACTGAAGGTTGCAAAGCAGTTGCAAATTACATCCGTGAA ATTCTATTGGAGAACACAAAGCAACTGGAGTATCGACGGGGTGTATAA
- the LOC112758404 gene encoding GDSL esterase/lipase At4g01130 isoform X2, translating into MNKVAPKMSCINLASVMALLLCLVGLSHTKCDFEAIFNFGDSNSDTGGFYAAFPAQSAPFGVTFFKKPAGRASDGRLMIDFLAQALGLPFLSPYLQSIGSNFRHGANYATLASTVLIPNTSLFVSGISPFSLAIQLNQMKQFKTRVLEFHQEEAKLPSPDIFGKSLYTFYIGQNDFTSNLGAIGVGGVKQRLPQVVSEIGATIKELYHDVGGRTFMVLNLAPVGCYPSFLVELEHNSSDIDEFGWLKYGTKACCGYGGGKYNFDPKAYCGNSKATACDDPYNYVSWDGIHATEAANKLVTYAILNGSYSDPKFPLQEHCDLQPIG; encoded by the exons ATGAACAAGGTAGCTCCGAAAATGAGTTGCATCAATTTGGCATCAGTGATGGCCTTGTTGTTATGCTTGGTGGGTTTAAGTCACACAAAATGTGATTTTGAGGCAATCTTCAACTTCGGGGATTCAAACTCAGATACTGGTGGTTTCTATGCAGCTTTTCCCGCACAGTCTGCTCCTTTTGGAGTTACTTTCTTCAAAAAACCAGCTGGCCGGGCTTCCGATGGCAGACTCATGATTGATTTTCTTG CTCAAGCTCTTGGATTGCCATTTTTGAGTCCCTATCTGCAATCAATAGGATCAAACTTCAGACATGGGGCCAACTATGCAACATTGGCATCCACTGTGCTTATTCCTAACACTTCTTTGTTTGTCAGTGGAATCAGCCCTTTCTCTCTTGCTATCCAGCTCAACCAAATGAAGCAATTTAAAACCAGAGTCCTTGAATTTCACCAAGAAG AAGCCAAGCTTCCTTCACCGGATATATTCGGAAAATCGCTTTACACATTCTACATTGGCCAAAATGACTTCACTTCCAACTTAGGTGCCATTGGTGTAGGTGGAGTGAAGCAGAGACTTCCTCAAGTTGTTTCAGAAATAGGTGCTACAATTAAG GAGCTATACCATGATGTTGGAGGACGTACATTTATGGTGCTCAATCTTGCACCAGTGGGATGCTACCCTTCATTCTTGGTGGAGCTTGAACATAATAGTTCAGACATTGATGAATTTGGAT GGCTCAAGTATGGCACGAAAGCATGTTGCGGATATGGAGGGGGAAAGTACAATTTCGATCCAAAAGCTTACTGTGGCAATTCCAAAGCAACAGCATGTGATGATCCTTACAACTACGTAAGCTGGGATGGAATCCATGCAACAGAAGCTGCAAACAAGCTTGTTACCTATGCCATTCTCAATGGTTCCTATTCTGATCCCAAGTTCCCTCTTCAGGAACATTGTGATCTTCAACCTATAGGTTGA
- the LOC112758404 gene encoding GDSL esterase/lipase At4g01130 isoform X1: MNKVAPKMSCINLASVMALLLCLVGLSHTKCDFEAIFNFGDSNSDTGGFYAAFPAQSAPFGVTFFKKPAGRASDGRLMIDFLAQALGLPFLSPYLQSIGSNFRHGANYATLASTVLIPNTSLFVSGISPFSLAIQLNQMKQFKTRVLEFHQEEAKLPSPDIFGKSLYTFYIGQNDFTSNLGAIGVGGVKQRLPQVVSEIGATIKELYHDVGGRTFMVLNLAPVGCYPSFLVELEHNSSDIDEFGCMVSLNNAVVDYNKMLKETLRQTRETLSDANVIYVDVHTVLLELFQHPTSHGLKYGTKACCGYGGGKYNFDPKAYCGNSKATACDDPYNYVSWDGIHATEAANKLVTYAILNGSYSDPKFPLQEHCDLQPIG; encoded by the exons ATGAACAAGGTAGCTCCGAAAATGAGTTGCATCAATTTGGCATCAGTGATGGCCTTGTTGTTATGCTTGGTGGGTTTAAGTCACACAAAATGTGATTTTGAGGCAATCTTCAACTTCGGGGATTCAAACTCAGATACTGGTGGTTTCTATGCAGCTTTTCCCGCACAGTCTGCTCCTTTTGGAGTTACTTTCTTCAAAAAACCAGCTGGCCGGGCTTCCGATGGCAGACTCATGATTGATTTTCTTG CTCAAGCTCTTGGATTGCCATTTTTGAGTCCCTATCTGCAATCAATAGGATCAAACTTCAGACATGGGGCCAACTATGCAACATTGGCATCCACTGTGCTTATTCCTAACACTTCTTTGTTTGTCAGTGGAATCAGCCCTTTCTCTCTTGCTATCCAGCTCAACCAAATGAAGCAATTTAAAACCAGAGTCCTTGAATTTCACCAAGAAG AAGCCAAGCTTCCTTCACCGGATATATTCGGAAAATCGCTTTACACATTCTACATTGGCCAAAATGACTTCACTTCCAACTTAGGTGCCATTGGTGTAGGTGGAGTGAAGCAGAGACTTCCTCAAGTTGTTTCAGAAATAGGTGCTACAATTAAG GAGCTATACCATGATGTTGGAGGACGTACATTTATGGTGCTCAATCTTGCACCAGTGGGATGCTACCCTTCATTCTTGGTGGAGCTTGAACATAATAGTTCAGACATTGATGAATTTGGATGTATGGTTTCCTTAAACAACGCCGTTGTGGACTATAACAAGATGTTGAAAGAGACATTGAGACAGACTAGAGAGACTCTTTCTGATGCTAATGTCATTTATGTCGATGTACACACTGTTCTGTTAGAGCTCTTTCAGCATCCAACTTCTCATG GGCTCAAGTATGGCACGAAAGCATGTTGCGGATATGGAGGGGGAAAGTACAATTTCGATCCAAAAGCTTACTGTGGCAATTCCAAAGCAACAGCATGTGATGATCCTTACAACTACGTAAGCTGGGATGGAATCCATGCAACAGAAGCTGCAAACAAGCTTGTTACCTATGCCATTCTCAATGGTTCCTATTCTGATCCCAAGTTCCCTCTTCAGGAACATTGTGATCTTCAACCTATAGGTTGA